The sequence below is a genomic window from Bradyrhizobium septentrionale.
GGCCCGGTCGAACATTTGGCGAAGCTGCGTCGCGCTCATGCTTCGGCTCCGTAGGCAGTGCCGAGCGTCCGCGCCAAGCGCGATCACCGCCTTCCGATGCGGCTGGTCGAGCCGCATCATCGCCTCGTTGATCTCGAGGCCTTCCTTCGTCGCCATGAAGCTGGCGAGCTTCGTCACCGTCGGCGGTCGCTTGCCGTCAACCACATCGCCCATGAAATATGCGATGTCGGTTTCGAGGATGTTGGCGATCTGCTGCAGCCGTCCGGCGCCGATGCGGTTGACGCCCTTCTCGTATTTCTGGACCTGCTGAAAACTGACGCCCAGCTTATCGGCCAGCTCGGATTGGCTGATATGCAATTCCAGTCTGCGTTGCCGCAGCCGGTTGCCGATGATCTTGTCGATCCCGGTGACCGTGCGCGGGTGGGTTTTGCGTGCTGGCATCTACTTTCTCCTTGAGTGACCGTTGGTACGCTTCTTCGGTTTGGATTGCGCTTTGCGCTCTTGCCGCGCCAGCCAATCGGCGGCCACCTTGCGCTCGGACTCGACGTCGATCTCCTTTTTCTTGACGAACTCTTCCTCGTAACCGAGCGAGGTGATCACGGCAGCGATGGTCGCATGCTGCGGCGATCTCGTCGTGCCGTTGAACCAATTGTCGAGCGTCGAAGTCGAGACGCCCGAGATTTCGTGAACGATCTTCAGCTTCTTGATCAAACCCTCGTCCTGTATCAGCGTGCGCATCTTGTCGATGACCGGATTTTTGTCGATGTAGGAGTACGTCCGGTAAGTTCGCAAAAACCCCCTAGCCATTGTGCGCTGCTCCCATCATCTCGATCTTATGTCCTTTCGCCGTCAGCTCGTAGCCGCTGCCGTTCTTCTTGATCAGACCGCCGCGCTTGGCGCGGTCCAGCACACCTGCAACACTCTTCGGCGACATGCCCTTCGCCGCCATGTGCTTGCGCAGATCGGCAGGCGACACCGGGCCTGCTTCAAGCGCAGCACGCAGCAAGATGTTGCCTGAGCCGGGAGAGGCGCGGCCCACAGGCCCATGCTTCACATCAGGAGCTGGCAGCGCAGGCACTGCGCCGCCGAGCTGAGCCCGCGCCTGGGCGGTGAGTTGGTGCACGCCCTTATTCGCACCAGCTTCAGCAAGGCCTTTCTTGCGCAGCTGATGCACAGCCCCGTAAGCGCGCGTCTTGTTTCCGCCGAGTGCGGCGCTGATCTCGCTGATGTGCGTCGGCCCCAACAACAACAGCTTGACGGTGAGCTCCTCAGCGCTCTCGCCGTTGCGAGCCTTCGCAGCTGCTTCCTCTAGCTGCTTCCGTCCAGCTCCTTGACCGCCGTGGCCGAGGTCGAGATGCAGGTCTACTATTCCGGGCATGTCATTTAGTTTGCGCAGCACGGGGCCGAGCGCGATCTCTTCTACTTCGAGTCTGATAGGAAACGTTTTAGGCATCGCTTTGATCACCTTTGCGTTGATCAGGTTTCAGGTCGGCGATGTGAGATTGGGGCAGAAGGGTAGAGGCAGCTTGAGATGCCGCACGAGTTTTTCCTCGCCTTTGTCGCACACACGTTTTGCCCAAGGGCGTCTCGTGCTGCCCCAGCGAGAACGAGACCGACCCCAAGGAGCTGTTAAAATAAGTGACACCGTGGCGGTTGTATAGCGGAGCAAAATATCTTCGGTCGTGGGCGAGTACACACTGCCACCAATGCGTGATTTCAAAAAACGAGCCCCGCCGAAGCGGGGCCAAGGTTAGGGAGAATATGCGGTTTGTGACAGGCGTCATCCCGGTGCCGCAGCTCTCATGAGCTTGCTGCTTTCAGCGCGTCGATCTCCGCGCGCAGCTCATCGTTCTGCGTCGATAGCCGCTGCACCGCCGACCACAGTGTCGTCAGCATGTAGCGGTCGTTGATCGCCTTGATCGACATCTCCTCTTCGCCGAGCGCTTCGGCTTCCTTGCTGTCCAGCTCCGGGATGTCGATGTGCTTGAGCGCCGCGCGCATCACACGGTCCACAGCCGGGATGCCAATGTCGCGAACGGCAATCGGCACGAGCAGTTCGACATCCTGTGCAGTCCAGCCGTACAGCGTTTCGTTGGCGACATCACCGCGCCCGAAAAACATCTCGCGCGCCGCTGGGTTCGCTGGCGTGAATTCGTTCACCGGCAGCGCATTGACGATGGCGAGCGCGGCAGCGGGATCAGTCTGTCTGGTGACGCTCTTGACGCGGGCATCCGATGTTTGCCAAGCGCCTGCAGCAAGGAAAGCGCCCGTGTTGCCGTAGAACGAATAGGTGGTGCCGGACAGGTTCTCGCCGCTCATGCCGTAGAGGCTGGTGCCGTTCGCCCATCCGACGACCCCGGCGAAGCCCGGCCCATTGGCTCGACAGTCGGCGGCATAGCTTGCCGTTGCGCCGAAGACGGTCAACGCGGTTAGATTGGTGGCAATCGGTTGGTTGATCGACAGCCCACCGGAACTCGCAAAAACCGCCCTGACGTTGCCAGAGAAGCAGATGTTGATCGGTATCGTGCCAGCGCTCAGATTGATGTTGTAGCCGGTCGCATCGACGCCAAGCGTTCCGTAGGTCACGCCGCCAGTGCGGTAGAGCGTGATGGCACCGAAACCATTATCGCCGGTCATGGCAATCGACTTCGGCTGCCACTGCCCCTGCTGCGTCAGCGTCGCTGTTACATTCAGCGTCGACTGACCGCCAGCGGCGACCGAAGCGGCTGACGCATAGAAATTCAGATTGCCTGTCGGTGGATCATCAATGATCGCGACACCATAACCAGCGCTCTGCGCTAACCATTGCGAGCCATCGGCGCTCACGAAGACATTGAACCCCAAGCTGGCATCAATCGACATTGAATAGCTGCCGACAGACGCGGGGTAGGCCGGTGCAGGTCGCACTGAGCCGACGCGCAGCGCGCCGGTCATTCGGTCGCCCGCCTTGATGACACGCGAGGTGTCGGATGGGTGAACGTGATCCTCACGTGAGAAGTTACCCGAGACGCCGACAGCGCCGACGCTGTCCATGATCGGCGTAGCGGTGCCTGGACTGCCTGCACCGGGCACGCCTTGAACGCCCTGCGGGCCTTGCGGACCAACCAGCGACGTGCCTGACGGCCACGCGCCGCCAGCCTTCGGCCCATAGATGAAGTTGGTTGCGGTGTTGATGTAGAAGTTGCCGTTGACGCCGATCCCGGCAGTCGGCGCAACGGTGCCGTACAGCACGGTGTTGCCATCCGCGCCGGGATTGCCCTGCGGCCCTTGCACGCCCTGCGCGCCTTGCGGGCCGGTATTGCCGATCACGCCTTGCGGGCCGGTATTGCCCTGCACGCCCTGCGGCCCCGGCGGCCCCGGCACCGTCGAGGCTGCGCCGGTCGGGCCGACAGGGCCTTCCGGGCCGACAGGGCCTTGGATGCCTTGCGCGCCCTGCGGCCCCTGCGGGCCTGTCAGCAGCACAGGCGGCGGCCAGATGCCGCCTTCCTTCGGCCCGTAGAATTGATGGGTCTCCTCTTTGTAGTAGAAGTCGCCATCGACGCCGAGCGAGCTGGTGGGATCGCTGGTGCCGCTCAGCACCGAATTGCCGCGCGCTCCAGGCGGGCCCTGATCGGGTGAGATGATGATCGCAACATCGTCCTGAATGATCTCGACCTCGCCGGTCACATCCAGCGTCTGCGTGATCGAAAAGTCGTTCATCGCGATGGTCCGGGGTTGACGGTGAGCACGCCAGACCAGAGCTGCTGCTTGACGCCGTTCAGCGTCATCACCAGCGACTGGTCATAGGGGCCGATGGTCATCTCCAGCAGCCGCTCGCGCGTGATCAGCACGGTGAAGCTGCCGCCCGGTCCATCGGCGATGTCGATCTCTCCGGTGTCGGTCGAGAGCGTTAGGAAGGCGGTCGCATCCTGCGCATGCCTGCGCGCCTTCATCACGAACGCTGCGCCGGTCAGGTCGATGGGATCACCGCTGAGCGTGCGATAGAGGAAGCTGCGGAAGAAGTCCGCATCGTTCGCAACGGTGATGTTGACCGTGGCCATCGCTCAGAATCCCTGATAGGCCGCGTCGATTGCCGCCAGCGTTGTGATGCTGCCGCCCGAGATGCCCGCGCTGGTCTGCTCAAAGGCCATGTAACACTGGTTGGTGTGCTCGGCGACCTTGGCCGACATCTGGATCATGGTCGGGGCATCGACATCGTAGAACAGCCCATCCGAGCCGAACCACTTCGTGGTGTAGGTGCTGTCGGCCAGAGCCAAGGCACGACCATCGGAGATCCGGCCGCGCGAGCGATCATCGGTCTTGACCGGGATGCCCGCCGCCGTCATGCCGCCGTTGACCTTGTTGAGGCGCGCGGTGCCGTTGTAGTTCTGCAGTTGCGCCTTGCTGTACTGGCCTGCCGCAGGCTGCGAGAAGTTCGCGCCGTCCCATAGATACAGCGGCAGGAAGTCGCTGACATAGTGGTAGATGTCGGCTTCATCCGGCACCGAAGGCGCGTCAGCCATGCCGTTGCTCGTGAGCCACGCCGCATAATCGCTGTCGCTGGTCGGCACATAGATGTTGCGCGCCGACGAAAGCACGTTGGCTGCATCGCCCGCGACGTGCCAATACCAATCTTTCGGGTTGAACATCGAAGCGCTCCCTTAATTGTACTGGCCGCCGCTTGTGAGGACGCCCGGTTGGTTGCCGGGGAAGTAGCTCGCGCCAGACCCCTGCGTGTTGATGACGCCGTTGAGGGCGGCGAAATACTTCTGGCCGGTGACGAAGCCTGCGCCGGGGAAGGTCGGTGCGCCTGGCACCGGCACCGCAATCGATCCGTTCGAACTGGCGACGGCAATCGCCGCCGTGACGTTCATTGAACCGGCGAAGTTGAACACTGAACCCTGCTGCAGGCCGATGAAGCCACTGAAGAAGGCCGCGAAGAGTTCCTGACAGGAGCTGCCCGTGTTGAAGGTGTGGCTGCCGGGATAGAGATAGCCGCCATACGCTTCGAAAATATAACCGGCAGTCGCGCCCTGCGATGCCGTGTTGATCGTGGCGATCGAGCCGCCGCTTGATGCGGCGAAATTGCACGGCGGGCCTTGGCCGGTGCCGGTCTGGGTGCAGAGATCGCGCACCACCATGTTGTTGGCGCTGGTGCAGAGGAAGGTGTGCTGGTTGTTGGCTCCCATCACGAAGGTCTGGGTTGGACCGGCACCCTTGACGATGATCGACGGGCCAATCACGTTCGGCGTCACGCACGGCTCATTGAAGGTGCCAGCCGACAGATTGATGGTCATCGTGTAGACCGAAGGCCCGTACTTGAACGTCTCCTGCATCGCGCGAACGATGGTCCTGAACGGGCCGTGCGGCGCGGCGACAACCGCCTGCGAGCCATCGTACAGCGCGTCGTCGCCGGTCACTGGGTTGACGTAAAGATTGGTGTTGGCGGCGAGGATCGGCACGAAGGCCGCAGGCGCGAACGATGCGCCGTACAGCTCGAAATTTCCGTGCGGTCCATTGTAGACAAGCAGCGCCCAGTAGCCACCCGGAAGATCACCGGCCTGCAGCGCAGGGCCGCCGCGCCGCACGATGTTCTTGCCGCTCAACCCGTTGATCGAAAGCACCGCAGGGCCGGTGTTGGTGATCGCGACCCGCACCCAGACGAACATGCCGTCGATGTACGCGGTCAGCGCCGGGGTCAGGGCAATCGAAAGAATGTTCACCGCGCCGCTGTCGATGCCTCTGATCACGCCAGCGGATTGCACCGACTTCGATGTCTGGTGCAGGTCCGCATTGTCAGGCACCAGCCCCGCATCGGTGAAGAAGTTGACCAGCTCGCGCTGCGGATACTCAATCGAAGCCGCTGGCGGGAT
It includes:
- a CDS encoding collagen-like protein gives rise to the protein MNDFSITQTLDVTGEVEIIQDDVAIIISPDQGPPGARGNSVLSGTSDPTSSLGVDGDFYYKEETHQFYGPKEGGIWPPPVLLTGPQGPQGAQGIQGPVGPEGPVGPTGAASTVPGPPGPQGVQGNTGPQGVIGNTGPQGAQGVQGPQGNPGADGNTVLYGTVAPTAGIGVNGNFYINTATNFIYGPKAGGAWPSGTSLVGPQGPQGVQGVPGAGSPGTATPIMDSVGAVGVSGNFSREDHVHPSDTSRVIKAGDRMTGALRVGSVRPAPAYPASVGSYSMSIDASLGFNVFVSADGSQWLAQSAGYGVAIIDDPPTGNLNFYASAASVAAGGQSTLNVTATLTQQGQWQPKSIAMTGDNGFGAITLYRTGGVTYGTLGVDATGYNINLSAGTIPINICFSGNVRAVFASSGGLSINQPIATNLTALTVFGATASYAADCRANGPGFAGVVGWANGTSLYGMSGENLSGTTYSFYGNTGAFLAAGAWQTSDARVKSVTRQTDPAAALAIVNALPVNEFTPANPAAREMFFGRGDVANETLYGWTAQDVELLVPIAVRDIGIPAVDRVMRAALKHIDIPELDSKEAEALGEEEMSIKAINDRYMLTTLWSAVQRLSTQNDELRAEIDALKAASS
- a CDS encoding DUF4376 domain-containing protein → MFNPKDWYWHVAGDAANVLSSARNIYVPTSDSDYAAWLTSNGMADAPSVPDEADIYHYVSDFLPLYLWDGANFSQPAAGQYSKAQLQNYNGTARLNKVNGGMTAAGIPVKTDDRSRGRISDGRALALADSTYTTKWFGSDGLFYDVDAPTMIQMSAKVAEHTNQCYMAFEQTSAGISGGSITTLAAIDAAYQGF